In a genomic window of Longimicrobium sp.:
- a CDS encoding type II toxin-antitoxin system HipA family toxin: MRQRAECFVYLQMPGTLEVVTCGRFEREVTRTGRAVGRFVYGRSYRARTDAVPLDPYHLPISSTVRETAKLDGVFGALRDAAPDAWGRRVIERILGRPDLDEVDFLLESPQDRAGALSFGRGTVPPAPVREFNRVVQLAELRRAVGLLEDDHPGEPVARQILDLLEPGTSLGGARPKNVVEDEAGLWIAKFPQRGDRWNNAPVEAAMLALAARCGIRVPETRVERVGDEAVLLVKRFDRERVTGEGGEAAYLRHRMVSALTVLDVEESPTDRAGWSYVLLADELQRWSGRPREDRAELFRRVVLNALISNVDDHPRNHALIAPGRAWRLAPAYDLTPNPRQGIEGRRLAMECGRFGRIARRDNLLSAANHFGFRSEEANAVIDEMKVIVERHWRSDVLQHGGSERDCRVVEPAFVYPGFEYATSS, translated from the coding sequence ATGCGGCAGCGCGCGGAGTGCTTCGTCTATCTCCAGATGCCGGGGACGCTGGAGGTGGTCACGTGCGGCCGGTTCGAGCGCGAGGTTACGCGGACCGGGCGTGCGGTCGGGCGGTTCGTGTACGGGCGGAGCTATCGCGCGCGGACCGACGCGGTGCCGCTGGACCCCTACCATCTACCCATCTCGTCCACGGTAAGGGAGACGGCGAAGCTCGATGGAGTTTTCGGCGCGTTGAGGGATGCGGCTCCCGACGCATGGGGGCGGCGGGTGATCGAGAGGATTCTGGGGCGCCCTGATCTCGATGAGGTCGACTTCCTCCTCGAATCGCCGCAGGACCGCGCGGGCGCGCTGTCGTTCGGGCGTGGAACTGTGCCTCCCGCGCCCGTCCGCGAGTTCAACCGCGTCGTCCAGCTGGCCGAGCTCCGCCGCGCGGTGGGGCTCCTGGAAGACGACCACCCGGGAGAGCCGGTTGCGCGGCAGATCCTCGATCTATTGGAACCCGGTACCTCGCTGGGCGGCGCGCGCCCGAAGAACGTGGTGGAGGACGAGGCAGGTCTCTGGATCGCGAAGTTTCCCCAGCGGGGCGACCGGTGGAACAACGCGCCCGTCGAGGCGGCGATGCTCGCGCTGGCAGCGAGGTGCGGGATTCGGGTCCCCGAAACGCGGGTGGAGCGGGTCGGGGACGAGGCGGTGCTCCTGGTGAAGCGGTTCGATCGCGAACGCGTCACCGGCGAGGGTGGAGAGGCCGCATACCTCAGGCACCGGATGGTGAGTGCCCTGACGGTGCTCGACGTGGAGGAAAGTCCCACCGACCGCGCGGGCTGGTCGTACGTGCTGCTTGCGGACGAGCTTCAGCGCTGGTCGGGCCGGCCACGTGAGGACAGGGCCGAGCTCTTCCGGCGCGTGGTGTTAAACGCGCTGATCTCGAACGTCGACGACCATCCCCGCAACCACGCCCTCATCGCGCCCGGCCGCGCCTGGCGTCTTGCTCCGGCGTACGACCTCACCCCGAATCCGCGGCAGGGGATCGAGGGCCGGCGGCTCGCGATGGAATGCGGGCGCTTCGGCCGTATCGCGCGGCGCGACAACCTGCTCTCCGCGGCCAACCACTTCGGGTTCCGCAGCGAGGAGGCGAACGCTGTGATCGACGAGATGAAGGTCATCGTCGAGCGCCACTGGCGCAGCGACGTCCTTCAGCACGGGGGCAGCGAACGCGACTGCCGGGTGGTCGAGCCTGCGTTCGTGTACCCCGGATTCGAGTACGCAACCAGTTCCTGA
- a CDS encoding glycosyltransferase family 4 protein, with protein sequence MSASPRPLRVLYVDASIGFGGACRSLAATLRALPRVEPLLVTLQPAALVREWFGGVPARRFRRRLNYLSAGRVRAWIDRRVPTAPLRHAAVKLLACADLAATLWNALAIARAARRHRAELVHLNNGLGPLEALLAARLAGIPVVAHLRDFHPPGRYLGMGLARGISHVLAVSGAVAESLDGGPVPRARISVVHDPVDVDRLERAAGMRGAVRAGLGIAPDAVAIGIVGRVIPWKGQLEFARAAIGAMAEEPAIHAVVIGDESDGGRAYVDAVRAVVDASPFAGRFTFAGYRADVEECHAALDVVVHASITPEPFGMVVPEAMAAGRAVIAADAGGPREVVAHDIDGLLVPPGDVPALAAAMVRLARDPELRERMGAAGRRKARERFRPEASATAVADVYAAVLAERPAAAPVAAKEVSHA encoded by the coding sequence ATGAGCGCATCCCCCCGTCCTCTCCGCGTGCTGTACGTGGACGCCAGCATCGGCTTCGGCGGCGCGTGCCGCAGCCTGGCGGCCACGCTGCGCGCCCTTCCCCGCGTGGAGCCGCTGCTGGTGACGCTGCAGCCGGCCGCGCTGGTGCGCGAGTGGTTCGGGGGCGTTCCCGCCCGGCGCTTCCGGCGGCGGCTGAACTACCTGAGCGCCGGCCGCGTCCGCGCGTGGATCGACCGCCGCGTTCCCACCGCGCCGCTGCGGCACGCGGCGGTGAAGCTGCTGGCCTGCGCGGACCTGGCGGCCACGCTCTGGAACGCGCTGGCCATCGCCCGCGCGGCGCGGCGGCACCGCGCGGAGCTCGTGCATCTCAACAACGGGCTGGGCCCGCTCGAGGCGCTGCTCGCGGCGCGGCTGGCCGGCATCCCCGTGGTCGCCCATCTCCGCGACTTCCATCCTCCCGGCCGGTACCTGGGGATGGGGCTGGCGCGCGGCATCTCCCACGTTCTCGCCGTCTCCGGCGCGGTGGCGGAGAGCCTGGACGGCGGCCCCGTCCCCCGCGCCCGCATCTCCGTCGTCCACGACCCCGTCGACGTCGACCGGCTGGAGCGCGCCGCCGGGATGCGAGGCGCCGTCCGCGCCGGGCTGGGGATCGCCCCCGATGCCGTCGCCATCGGCATCGTGGGGCGGGTGATCCCGTGGAAGGGGCAGCTGGAGTTCGCGCGCGCGGCGATCGGGGCGATGGCGGAGGAGCCGGCGATCCACGCGGTGGTCATCGGCGACGAGAGCGACGGCGGCCGCGCGTACGTGGACGCCGTCCGCGCGGTGGTGGATGCATCGCCCTTCGCGGGTCGCTTCACCTTCGCCGGCTACCGCGCGGACGTGGAGGAGTGCCACGCCGCGCTCGACGTGGTGGTGCACGCCTCCATCACCCCCGAGCCGTTCGGGATGGTGGTGCCCGAGGCGATGGCCGCCGGGCGCGCCGTGATCGCCGCGGACGCGGGCGGCCCGCGCGAGGTGGTGGCGCATGACATTGACGGCCTTCTCGTCCCCCCCGGCGACGTCCCGGCACTCGCGGCGGCGATGGTGCGGCTGGCGCGCGACCCCGAGCTGCGCGAGCGGATGGGGGCGGCGGGGCGTCGCAAGGCGCGCGAGCGCTTCCGCCCGGAGGCGAGCGCCACGGCGGTGGCCGACGTCTACGCCGCCGTGCTGGCGGAGCGCCCCGCCGCCGCGCCCGTCGCGGCGAAGGAGGTGTCGCATGCCTGA
- a CDS encoding acyl-CoA dehydrogenase family protein: MANEMQSLTRGFFAGSIDDSILFPYPRLPDDEAARVTAFLSGVTGYLERELDREWVDEHEQVPPHVVAELARMGLFGIAIPAEYGGMGLSQSAYCRIFEAVTAYDVGLGIILGVHLSIGTKGIVLAGTDEQKRLYLPKAAAGEWFASFALTEPNAGSDAQGIESRAELDPDTGEWVLNGDKIWIGNGSFSEIVVTFAQTPVERDGRMVDRVTTFILRPGMPGFERGEPLRKMGARGSNQAELHFRGVRVPPENVLGEVGEGFKLAMRILNSGRQGLSAGAAGGVKRCLEMASTFAAGRRQFKRPIAEFELIQGKLAAMAADAFTAESVAYFTTGLADRGDVDYALESAAAKVWNSEALDRAVDETVQIAGGRGFVKGYPYERMYRDARITRIFEGTNEVLRLFVGLSGIQGPGEYLRRIGEALKHPIEGLGLLGEFATGRVRMALGRGEPSIDRDVHPALRRHFDYLADHTRDLRAATERVIRTHGAGVVERQFVVARLADMAIELYVRAATLSRTQALLDAHDAGETVAPPLTSSEMPLDGDSVARVLRLCDLACQRSGLRFRAARVALNDDRDTLLRAVAADVLAECGSA; this comes from the coding sequence ATGGCGAACGAGATGCAGTCGCTCACCCGCGGGTTCTTCGCGGGGTCCATCGACGATTCCATCCTCTTCCCCTACCCGCGCCTCCCGGACGACGAGGCCGCGCGCGTCACCGCGTTCCTCTCCGGGGTGACGGGCTACCTGGAGCGCGAGCTGGACCGCGAGTGGGTGGACGAGCACGAGCAGGTGCCCCCGCACGTCGTCGCCGAGCTGGCGCGGATGGGGCTGTTCGGCATCGCCATCCCCGCCGAGTACGGGGGGATGGGGCTCAGCCAGAGCGCCTACTGCCGCATCTTCGAAGCGGTCACCGCGTACGACGTGGGGCTGGGGATCATCCTGGGCGTGCACCTTTCCATCGGCACCAAGGGGATCGTGCTCGCGGGAACGGACGAGCAGAAGCGGCTCTATCTGCCGAAAGCGGCCGCGGGCGAGTGGTTCGCCTCGTTCGCGCTCACCGAGCCCAACGCGGGGAGCGACGCGCAGGGGATCGAGAGCCGCGCGGAGCTGGACCCGGACACCGGCGAGTGGGTGCTGAACGGCGACAAGATCTGGATCGGCAACGGCTCGTTCAGCGAGATCGTGGTCACCTTCGCGCAGACGCCGGTGGAGCGCGACGGGCGCATGGTGGACCGCGTGACCACCTTCATCCTGCGCCCCGGCATGCCCGGCTTCGAGCGGGGCGAGCCGCTGCGCAAGATGGGCGCGCGGGGGAGCAACCAGGCCGAGCTGCACTTCCGCGGCGTGCGCGTGCCGCCGGAGAACGTGCTGGGCGAGGTGGGCGAGGGCTTCAAGCTGGCCATGCGCATCCTGAACTCCGGGCGGCAGGGCCTTTCCGCCGGCGCGGCGGGCGGGGTGAAGCGGTGCCTGGAGATGGCGTCCACCTTCGCCGCCGGCCGGCGCCAGTTCAAGCGGCCGATCGCGGAGTTCGAGCTGATCCAGGGGAAGCTGGCGGCCATGGCGGCCGACGCCTTCACGGCCGAGAGCGTGGCGTACTTCACCACCGGGCTGGCCGACCGCGGCGACGTGGACTACGCGCTGGAGAGCGCCGCCGCCAAGGTGTGGAACAGCGAGGCCCTGGACCGCGCGGTGGACGAGACGGTGCAGATCGCCGGCGGGCGCGGGTTCGTGAAGGGCTACCCGTACGAGCGGATGTACCGCGACGCGCGCATCACCCGCATCTTCGAGGGGACCAACGAGGTGCTGCGCCTGTTCGTGGGCTTGTCGGGGATCCAGGGCCCGGGCGAGTACCTGCGCCGCATCGGCGAGGCGCTGAAGCATCCGATCGAGGGCCTGGGGCTGCTGGGCGAGTTCGCCACCGGCCGGGTGCGGATGGCGCTGGGCCGCGGCGAGCCCAGCATCGACCGCGACGTGCACCCGGCGTTGCGCCGCCACTTCGACTACCTGGCCGACCACACCCGCGACCTGCGCGCCGCCACCGAGCGGGTGATCCGCACGCACGGCGCGGGGGTGGTGGAGCGGCAGTTCGTGGTGGCGCGGCTGGCCGACATGGCCATCGAGCTGTACGTGCGCGCCGCCACCCTCAGCCGCACGCAGGCGCTGCTGGACGCGCACGACGCCGGAGAGACCGTGGCGCCGCCGCTCACCAGCAGCGAGATGCCGCTCGACGGGGACTCGGTCGCGCGGGTGCTGCGCCTGTGCGACCTGGCCTGCCAGCGCTCGGGGCTGCGCTTCCGCGCCGCGCGCGTGGCGCTGAACGACGACCGCGACACGCTTCTCCGCGCGGTCGCGGCGGACGTCCTGGCGGAGTGCGGAAGTGCGTGA
- a CDS encoding glycosyltransferase: MTMLAQPLAAAPESPAYLDREMGDDAPLTIVHIAAPARFGGLERVLEMLAGGEAARGHRVHVAAVLDPGAADGHPLLAALAAAGVSVHALVPPPRAYRRERAQMRMLLARVAPDVVHTHGYRADVLHGGVARGLGIATLSTVHGFTGGGWKNRFYERLQRRVLRRSAAVAAVSRRMGIELLDAGIRRDRLHVIPNAWTPGAPPAPRGEARRVLGIADDVFAIGWVGRVSKEKGLDVLVDALPLLADLPFRLVVLGDGPGREAATAQAARLGVGERIDWRGATDGAGRWMAAFDAWVLSSRTEGTPVTLFEAAAAGAPIVATSVGGVPDVVTPSDALLVPHERPDALAAAIHAVYGDPEGAAARAGRALDRIEASFAPGPWIDAYETLCRRIARGALTRNR, translated from the coding sequence ATGACGATGCTCGCCCAGCCGCTGGCCGCCGCGCCGGAATCGCCCGCCTATCTCGATCGGGAGATGGGGGATGATGCGCCGCTCACGATCGTCCACATCGCCGCGCCCGCGCGGTTCGGGGGGCTGGAGCGCGTGCTGGAGATGCTGGCCGGCGGAGAGGCCGCGCGCGGGCACCGCGTGCACGTGGCCGCCGTGCTCGACCCCGGCGCCGCGGACGGCCACCCGCTCCTGGCCGCGCTCGCCGCCGCGGGGGTGAGCGTGCATGCGCTCGTCCCGCCGCCGCGCGCATACCGCCGCGAGCGCGCTCAGATGCGGATGCTCCTCGCGCGCGTCGCGCCGGACGTGGTGCACACCCACGGCTACCGCGCGGACGTCCTGCACGGCGGCGTGGCGCGCGGGCTCGGCATCGCCACCCTCTCCACCGTCCACGGCTTCACGGGCGGGGGATGGAAGAACCGCTTCTACGAACGCCTCCAGCGCCGGGTGCTGCGCCGCTCGGCCGCCGTCGCCGCCGTCTCGCGCCGCATGGGGATCGAGCTGCTGGATGCCGGCATCCGCCGCGACCGCCTGCACGTCATCCCCAACGCCTGGACGCCCGGCGCGCCCCCCGCCCCGCGCGGCGAAGCCCGCCGCGTGCTGGGGATCGCGGACGACGTCTTCGCCATCGGCTGGGTCGGCCGGGTGTCGAAGGAGAAGGGATTGGACGTGCTGGTGGACGCGCTCCCCCTCCTCGCCGACCTCCCCTTCCGCCTGGTGGTGCTGGGGGATGGGCCCGGCCGCGAAGCCGCCACCGCGCAGGCCGCGCGGCTCGGCGTGGGGGAGCGGATCGACTGGCGCGGCGCGACCGACGGCGCGGGGCGGTGGATGGCGGCGTTCGACGCGTGGGTGCTGAGCTCGCGCACGGAGGGGACGCCGGTGACACTCTTCGAGGCCGCGGCCGCCGGTGCGCCCATCGTCGCCACCTCGGTCGGCGGCGTCCCCGACGTCGTCACCCCCAGCGACGCGCTCCTCGTTCCCCACGAGCGCCCGGACGCGCTGGCCGCCGCCATCCACGCCGTCTACGGCGATCCCGAGGGCGCCGCCGCCCGCGCCGGACGCGCCCTCGACCGGATCGAAGCGTCGTTCGCGCCCGGCCCCTGGATCGACGCCTACGAGACCCTCTGCCGCCGCATCGCACGCGGCGCGCTCACGCGCAACCGATGA
- a CDS encoding helix-turn-helix transcriptional regulator gives MARLGAHIATARLRRGMTQAEVAQKAGITRPTLVAVEQGRTGTGIGAYVAVLWALGLDHDVEDVAAPERDAEGIALESARLPERARRPARLDDDF, from the coding sequence GTGGCACGCCTCGGCGCGCACATCGCGACCGCGCGGCTGCGTCGCGGGATGACGCAGGCCGAGGTGGCGCAGAAGGCCGGCATCACGCGTCCCACGCTCGTCGCGGTGGAGCAAGGCAGAACGGGGACGGGGATCGGCGCGTACGTGGCCGTGCTGTGGGCGCTCGGTCTCGACCACGATGTCGAGGACGTCGCCGCGCCGGAGCGGGACGCGGAGGGGATCGCGCTCGAGTCCGCGCGGCTGCCGGAGCGCGCGCGCCGGCCCGCCCGGCTGGACGACGACTTCTGA
- a CDS encoding glycosyltransferase family 4 protein yields MPLHERLQAEGSIGEAARALPNRTIDPLTRPEAARARTVLVLHRGGGQIRGSEEVLLAFLAGLRRDRFRPVVLHSDPVLREPLAALGVEGAVHDFPEILLSRGEPKLPLLRWFGALRRMTAVARAERAELVLASGGGPCQLGVPVARRLGVPLVCLLHHPAPAYLHRAWLTRRADRHVFISRFTADHTRERIGRGGVVVAPGIDVHGRFTPPARRDPAVRLKMGIATDEVVFAQVGALVPHKEHALLLDAFARVRRIRPNVRLLVIGAGPEEARLRERALGLGLESAVTFTGRVDDVVPFLRHVVDVNVLASREEGLGLVNVEAAACRIPTVAADATGVRESVVHGHTGLLFPPGEVGALASFMLRLARDAALRAAMGAEGRAFAVERFSLERFNARMEAVLEDALVPRAASEASAPAAAMEAAHA; encoded by the coding sequence TTGCCCCTGCACGAACGGCTGCAGGCCGAAGGATCCATAGGTGAGGCCGCACGTGCGCTGCCGAACCGCACGATCGATCCCCTGACCAGGCCTGAGGCGGCGCGCGCCCGCACCGTCCTGGTCCTGCACCGCGGCGGCGGGCAGATCCGCGGCTCGGAAGAGGTGCTGCTGGCCTTCCTGGCCGGGCTCCGGCGCGACCGCTTCCGCCCCGTCGTCCTCCATTCCGACCCCGTGCTCCGCGAGCCGCTGGCCGCGCTCGGCGTGGAGGGCGCGGTGCACGACTTTCCCGAGATACTCCTGTCCCGCGGCGAGCCGAAGCTCCCGCTGCTGCGCTGGTTCGGCGCGCTGCGGCGGATGACGGCGGTGGCGCGCGCGGAGCGGGCGGAACTGGTCCTGGCCAGCGGCGGCGGGCCGTGCCAGCTGGGCGTTCCCGTCGCGCGGCGGCTGGGCGTCCCGCTCGTCTGCCTTCTCCATCACCCCGCCCCGGCGTACCTGCACCGCGCGTGGCTCACCCGGCGCGCGGACCGCCACGTCTTCATCAGCCGCTTCACCGCCGACCACACCCGCGAGCGCATCGGCCGCGGCGGCGTGGTGGTGGCGCCGGGGATCGACGTGCACGGCCGCTTCACCCCGCCCGCGCGGCGCGACCCGGCGGTCCGGCTGAAGATGGGGATCGCCACGGACGAGGTCGTGTTCGCGCAGGTCGGCGCGCTGGTGCCGCACAAGGAGCACGCGCTGCTGCTGGACGCCTTCGCGCGCGTCCGCCGCATCCGCCCCAACGTGCGGCTGCTGGTGATCGGCGCGGGGCCGGAGGAGGCGCGCCTGCGGGAGAGGGCGCTCGGGCTCGGCCTCGAATCCGCGGTGACCTTCACCGGGCGGGTGGACGACGTGGTCCCCTTCCTCCGCCACGTGGTGGACGTGAACGTTCTCGCCTCGCGCGAAGAGGGGCTGGGGCTGGTGAACGTCGAGGCCGCCGCCTGCCGCATCCCCACCGTGGCGGCGGACGCGACCGGGGTGCGCGAGTCCGTGGTCCACGGCCATACCGGCCTGCTCTTCCCGCCGGGCGAGGTGGGCGCGCTCGCGTCGTTCATGCTGCGGCTGGCGCGCGACGCGGCGCTCCGCGCGGCGATGGGCGCCGAGGGCCGCGCTTTCGCCGTCGAGCGCTTCTCGCTCGAGCGCTTCAACGCGCGGATGGAAGCGGTGCTGGAGGATGCGCTCGTCCCCCGCGCGGCCTCCGAAGCGTCCGCGCCCGCAGCGGCGATGGAGGCGGCGCATGCCTGA
- a CDS encoding glycosyltransferase, which yields MNTLACILAALPVALALYAYAGYPLALRLLAPFRPAPAAPADPAEWPLLSVSLPAYNEEAQLPGALDALLAADYPRGRLQLLVISDASTDATDDIARSYAGRGVSLLRRERRGGKTAAENAAIPHLTGSIVVNTDASIRVHPGALKALARRFGDASVGVVSGRDVSVAAADGCANVAETGYVGYEMALRDLETRLGGIVGASGCLYAILNELHRVPFPENLSRDLAAPLIAREHGYRSVSAADALCAVPRTASLHREFHRKTRTISRGIDTLWHKRRLLDPFRHGGFALKLWSHKLCRWAVPPAALLAVVALAWLAPGHLWAAAALAAAAAVNALAALGWAWPQDRPMPRILAMAAFPVWGNLAVIGALARLARGADDHVWEPTRRAVLPGSSAEQGA from the coding sequence ATGAACACGCTCGCCTGCATCCTGGCCGCGCTCCCCGTGGCGCTGGCGCTCTACGCATACGCCGGGTATCCGCTGGCACTGCGCCTGCTCGCCCCGTTCCGCCCCGCCCCCGCGGCGCCGGCGGACCCGGCGGAGTGGCCGCTGCTCAGCGTCTCCCTTCCCGCGTACAACGAGGAAGCGCAGCTCCCCGGCGCGCTCGACGCGCTGCTGGCCGCCGACTATCCGCGCGGCCGCCTGCAGCTGCTGGTGATCTCCGACGCCTCTACCGACGCGACCGACGACATCGCGCGGTCGTACGCCGGCCGCGGCGTGTCGCTGCTCCGGCGCGAGCGGCGCGGCGGGAAGACGGCGGCCGAGAACGCCGCCATCCCGCACCTCACCGGCAGCATCGTGGTGAACACCGACGCGTCCATCCGCGTGCACCCGGGCGCGCTGAAGGCGCTCGCCCGGCGGTTTGGGGATGCGTCGGTGGGCGTGGTGTCGGGGCGCGACGTGAGCGTGGCCGCGGCGGACGGGTGCGCGAACGTGGCGGAGACGGGGTACGTGGGGTACGAGATGGCGCTGCGGGACCTGGAAACGCGGCTGGGGGGGATCGTGGGCGCGTCGGGATGCCTGTACGCCATCCTCAACGAGCTGCACCGCGTCCCCTTCCCCGAGAACCTGAGCCGCGACCTGGCCGCGCCGCTGATCGCGCGCGAGCACGGCTACCGCTCCGTCTCGGCCGCCGACGCACTCTGCGCCGTCCCGCGCACGGCCTCGCTGCACCGCGAGTTCCACCGCAAGACGCGCACGATCAGCCGGGGGATCGACACGCTCTGGCACAAGCGCCGGCTGCTGGACCCGTTCCGCCACGGCGGCTTCGCGCTGAAGCTGTGGAGCCACAAGCTCTGCCGCTGGGCGGTGCCGCCGGCCGCCCTTCTCGCCGTCGTCGCGCTCGCCTGGCTGGCCCCCGGGCACCTGTGGGCCGCCGCCGCGCTGGCCGCCGCCGCCGCCGTGAACGCGCTCGCGGCCCTCGGCTGGGCGTGGCCGCAGGACCGCCCGATGCCGCGCATCCTGGCGATGGCCGCCTTCCCGGTGTGGGGCAACCTCGCGGTGATCGGCGCCCTGGCGCGCCTGGCCCGCGGCGCCGACGACCACGTCTGGGAGCCCACCCGCCGCGCGGTGCTCCCGGGAAGCTCGGCCGAGCAGGGAGCGTAA
- a CDS encoding polysaccharide deacetylase family protein, producing the protein MPEAAARSASALRGAVKRAAERTLTAAGADRIALAMRPAGVLVLAYHNIVPAGESARGDTSLHLPQADFGRQLDALRRTHRIVPLDQAFAPGDGDRPRAVITFDDACRGALTAGIDELARRGGLPATIFVAPGLLGSAPWWDELAGPNGLDPAVRAHALDVLGGRAAAVRAWAETAGLRRRALPTHQRIATAEELAATAARPGITLAPHGWSHASLPALTATALGDELSRPLAWLRDRFGGALPWLAYPYGHASPEVERAAERAGYQGAFRVEGGSFVLAGAAAHPFALPRLTVPAGVSDEGFRLLVSGVRRG; encoded by the coding sequence ATGCCTGAGGCCGCCGCCCGCTCCGCCTCCGCATTGCGCGGCGCGGTGAAGCGCGCCGCCGAGCGCACGCTCACCGCCGCCGGCGCCGACCGCATCGCCCTGGCCATGCGCCCCGCGGGCGTGCTGGTGCTGGCCTACCACAACATCGTCCCCGCGGGCGAGTCCGCGCGCGGCGACACCAGCCTGCACCTGCCGCAGGCCGACTTCGGGCGCCAGCTCGACGCCCTCCGCCGCACGCACCGCATCGTCCCGCTCGACCAGGCGTTCGCGCCGGGAGATGGCGATCGTCCGCGCGCCGTCATCACCTTCGACGACGCCTGCCGCGGCGCGCTAACCGCGGGGATCGACGAGCTCGCCCGCCGCGGCGGCCTCCCGGCGACGATCTTCGTCGCCCCCGGCCTGCTGGGCTCCGCGCCCTGGTGGGACGAGCTGGCCGGTCCCAACGGGCTGGACCCCGCCGTCCGCGCGCACGCGCTGGACGTGCTGGGCGGCCGCGCCGCCGCGGTGCGCGCCTGGGCCGAGACCGCCGGGCTCCGCCGCCGCGCGCTTCCCACGCACCAGCGCATCGCCACGGCCGAAGAGCTGGCGGCCACCGCCGCGCGCCCGGGGATCACCCTGGCGCCGCACGGCTGGAGCCACGCCAGCCTTCCCGCGCTCACCGCCACCGCGCTGGGCGACGAGCTGTCGCGGCCGCTGGCCTGGCTGCGCGACCGCTTCGGCGGGGCGCTCCCCTGGCTGGCCTACCCGTACGGCCACGCCTCGCCCGAGGTGGAGCGCGCGGCGGAGCGGGCCGGCTACCAGGGCGCGTTCCGGGTGGAGGGCGGCAGCTTCGTCCTGGCCGGCGCCGCCGCGCATCCCTTCGCGCTGCCGCGCCTCACCGTCCCCGCCGGCGTGTCGGACGAGGGGTTCCGCCTCCTCGTCTCCGGCGTGCGGAGGGGATGA
- a CDS encoding acyl-CoA dehydrogenase family protein, whose protein sequence is MAKFQGVDYYDIDGLLSEEQRMIRDTVREWVDDNLLPVINDAYIGRYLPKQLIPGMAELGVFGANLPEEYGCAGLDNVSYGLIMQELERGDSGIRSFASVQGALCMYPIYAFGSEEQKREYLPRMAAGEVIGCFGLTEPDFGSNPGGMVTRARKTDDGWVLNGAKMWITNGSTANIAIVWAKTGEMDDTKAIRGFIVPTDTPGFTARDQKGKLSLLASDTSELVLQDVHVPDTALLPKSGGLKSPLMCLTQARYGIAWGAVGAAMACYDEALSYAKNRIQFDNKPIAATQIQQTRLAEMLTEITKAQLLCWRLGNLKDAGTLRPEQVSLAKRNNVNIACEIAREARRLLGGNGILVEYQAMRHMANLESVYTYEGTHDVHGLILGNDITGFAAF, encoded by the coding sequence ATGGCGAAGTTCCAGGGCGTTGACTACTACGACATCGACGGGCTGCTCAGCGAAGAGCAGCGCATGATCCGCGACACCGTGCGCGAGTGGGTGGACGACAACCTGCTGCCGGTGATCAACGACGCGTACATCGGCCGCTATCTCCCCAAGCAGCTCATCCCCGGGATGGCCGAGCTGGGGGTGTTCGGCGCCAACCTGCCGGAGGAGTACGGCTGCGCGGGGCTCGACAACGTGAGCTACGGCCTGATCATGCAGGAGCTGGAGCGCGGCGACAGCGGCATCCGCTCCTTCGCCAGCGTGCAGGGCGCGCTCTGCATGTACCCCATCTACGCCTTCGGCAGCGAGGAGCAGAAGCGCGAGTACCTGCCGCGCATGGCCGCCGGCGAGGTCATCGGCTGCTTCGGCCTCACCGAGCCCGACTTCGGCTCCAATCCCGGGGGAATGGTCACGCGGGCGCGGAAGACCGACGACGGGTGGGTGCTGAACGGCGCCAAGATGTGGATCACCAACGGCTCCACCGCCAACATCGCCATCGTCTGGGCCAAGACGGGCGAGATGGACGATACGAAGGCCATCCGCGGCTTCATCGTCCCCACCGACACGCCGGGCTTCACCGCGCGCGACCAGAAGGGGAAGCTCTCGCTCCTGGCCTCGGACACCAGCGAGCTGGTGCTGCAGGACGTGCACGTCCCCGACACCGCGCTGCTGCCGAAGTCCGGCGGCCTGAAGAGCCCGCTGATGTGCCTCACCCAGGCGCGCTACGGCATCGCGTGGGGGGCGGTGGGCGCGGCCATGGCCTGCTACGACGAGGCGCTGTCGTACGCGAAGAACCGCATCCAGTTCGACAACAAGCCCATCGCCGCCACGCAGATCCAGCAGACGCGGCTGGCCGAGATGCTGACCGAGATCACCAAGGCGCAGCTCCTCTGCTGGCGCCTGGGGAACCTGAAGGACGCGGGCACGCTGCGCCCCGAGCAGGTCTCGCTCGCCAAGCGCAACAACGTGAACATCGCCTGCGAGATCGCCCGCGAGGCGCGCCGGCTGCTGGGCGGCAACGGCATCCTGGTCGAGTACCAGGCCATGCGCCACATGGCCAACCTCGAGTCGGTCTACACCTACGAGGGCACGCACGACGTGCACGGCCTGATCCTGGGCAACGACATCACCGGCTTCGCGGCGTTCTGA